The segment CTAACTATAAGTATCATTATAATCACAGTTGTAACAACCAATCAGATGGTGctttaatacaaaaatatgtttcAAGTTCCTCCCTCGCTCCCCTCTCATCTTAGCCAGATGGAGCCTCTTTGCTGCTGCCACTTGCTTAATCACTTTAGGAACTGGTGGGGCTCTCTCTATAATAATGCACGTTGTTATTTTGGAGCCAGAGTAATatagaaaacagaaaaggacaATCATGATGCAGAAGATGATAATATTCAACAATTCCATGACTATCGATTAACATTCTCTGTACAATTTAAAGGAATGCTTTGACATTTTGCGTGATATCCTTTTGAATCTGTAGCACAAAGAGCAACAAAGGGGAACAGCTAACCTGGCTGTATCAGGATATAACAAAATCTTTAATGTAAGATGatataatccatccatccatccatcctggGTCTTCCCTAGGGGGACGTGCCCGAAACACCACACCAGGGAGACGTCTaggaggcatcctaaccagatgcCCAAGCCACCTCATCTGGCTCATCTCGACACGGCGCCAAGCCTCTCAGGTGACCGAGCtcctcaccctatctctaagaaAGAGCCCAGACACCCCGAGGAGGAAACCCGTTACAGCCACTTGTATCCGcaatctctttctttctgtcactACCCACAGCAtgtgaccataggtgagggtagGAACATAGATCGACCAGTAAATCCATCAcatgaaagtggtattattctTTAGTATCTCTCAGCAATAGAAtactcttttattattattatatattataattctATGTTATTGTAAATCTTAACTTGAActaacagcagcaaacatgctGCTTCACACCCTTCCATCCACAACATTACCGAACCAACCAAATAAACGTCGTTTTTTTTAGCCAATATTCACAATCTGTACAATGTGCAACATCCTCTGTCCTTCTGACCCTCAACAAGGGTGaggaaaatatattaaataaaacaaatgtttttaaagggaAACAACCCAAACCTCAGGGAGAGTCAGGGAGATTGAGACCTCATTCATTTTATCACGTACCTTTGCTTTACCGAGTGTGACATGTCAACCTGCCCTGTGTGATAAGGCAAGCTCGTGATAACAGTGTGAACAGTGCCACCCAGCAGTGCAGCAGTGCAGCaaacaggagagggaggaagctGCCAATCACACAAACTTCAGAAATGTCAAACTGAAGTAGGATAAGGATACATTTGTAAGGATGTGAGCCATGAACCATGATGAAAATTTATATAATCAACCTGCATTAACCCTCGGGTGTCAGTTTAAGGCAATTTCTGTCGAGCACTATATTCACCAACTAAAATAACTACAGATAAATGAGATTTGTCTTAGTTAAGACATCTCCTGTATCAAAGGTCACCTCTTAAGTGTAAAACATTTCTCAAGCAGCCATTGTTTAACATGTATTGTCAGGTCTGAGCATCTGTTTCTCTGTGGGTATGGTTGTGGGACACTCACTACAGCTTTGCTCTGTAACCTGCAGGGGTCAGTAGCTAAAGTGAGGGGGACCAATGTGAATGCCAGGAAATGAGCCTGAAGGCCTGCAGCCTTAGCCTTTTGTTAATGTTCACACaagtttttgctttttgtcaATAACCAGAGAATGTTCAGAGGGTTCAGAGACGGGGTCAGGTTAAAGTTAACCCACATGTTACACTTCACAGGGAATCAGTGAAGACTATGTGTAATGTTTGCTTTACATATTTTAACCAATTTTATTTCTATGGTAATCACTACGTAATCTCTTGGTAATAACAGTGGAAAGATGTGTGTGGAATATAAGTGAGGATGAATTGCTAATTCATAATATGGTAATTGTCTATTTTGTTTCACAAACATTTTGATGTGAAGGTATTACACCAATGGTAGCCTACAGTAATTCAAATAACCAAgctattacctggatattactttggaaatatCATGTTACTATAATGTTGTCTTTATTAGCGAGATGGAAATTGTATGAGAAATACGACGGCATTACCATTACCATTACATAATTAATAAGGTTGGGTAAAAATAGTCATGGAATAGGATAATCGATACAATacagaaaatattgatattttaatcaaaatgaaaggtgctctaaagtaaacagtccctgcagGTTTCACTCACGGGACATCACTatttcatgtctcctcatggtggcgctgctcaaatgaatgaggtaaacttgggtggaagttacctggccgaagaagagtgagtttacagcgggatgaTGGTGgggaaagctacgttaagagatgccccatccacgttcagtacatagacttttttttacactgagtTACATCACTCTGTTAATCTCACATTGCTGTTTACAGCCATTCCACATGGACCTGGAAAGTAGGAAAGTATCTGTATTTGTACCTTCAAGAGTAAAGAAACAATCATGCaggtttgtgtatttctttacTAATTCTTCCCATTTTTGATAGACTTTGCATTATCTTCTGCATTTAATGCACATTTACCATAATTAACACGTCTGTCTGCACATGACAGGAGTGCTAGAGTGCAGAGGAAGTTATATTCAAATGCTGTCGAATGGTACACTATAATAACAGTCATTAAATTAGCTGTAAGCCAGTGTTGCTGTCAGTGGTGAAAAAGCTTTCTCTGAAAAACACTCTTGAGACTGTTGCAGCCTAAATGAGATGCATTTTATTGTGCCagtaataatttaattaatctTTCACATGGGAATACTACCTTCTTATTCTGTCAACTTAATCAATATCCCTGCAGCCACTAAGTGTATGAACGTATGCCCTGCTGAGCACAGTGAGTCTGCAGAGAGTATGTTCGGCCCCACAACCAATGCCAGACGAGAATAAATACAGCCTAAGGGCCTAAGGGCTCTGAATAATGAAATGCTAGTTGTGTGCTTGACATTTCAGTGAATCACAATGTTTTCTCCAGGTGTAAGCTGACTTAGTAGTGTATGGTTAATGTAGTGAAGTGGCTTAGTGAAAAATTAAATGGATGCATAACCattaaacaaactaaaatacagGAGCTGgtataaacacatttacttcttctttctttgagTGATTCAGCATGAGCATctgaaaaagtcagtgttttttttggaatgacGGCAAGTCTTTCCTCTTTGGTAATGTGCCTTAAATATGTTGCATTTCCCGTATACAGTAAGTATTACCTCAGCCCACTTCCTACAATTCTGTTTCAGTATTTCTATCCCACTGAAAATCTAAGGCTttcctgtcaaaaataaaatatggtgTAGTTGACACCATAAGTGTGGTTATGCCCAgtaaaaaatgataaatgatgaaaaatgtagcCTTTTATAAGTGTAAAGAATGAAGTCACTCAGGCATTTTCTAAGGGTCCGTGAGAGAGGCACATTCCTGCAGTATAGAACAAAACGTCCTCCGATGTCAAAGTTCTTCCTGCACAGCACACCTGCTCGCTGCTCACCAGTGTGACATGAGAGATTTAAACCACTGCAAAAACTCTGCCAGACTGGAACGATTCTACAACTATGGTAAAACCTTTCATTTAGGTCTTGCAGACTGATACATTGTTTtacagagtgagtgttttacagaaCCAGCCTCCTATTTTCCTAGTATACATATCCCAGGggtgatttgttttcaaaaccatttccttttccattccattttccattttctttcagctacagaaaacaagttatttgCTGTTCAGGCATTTAACGCACAAAAGTCTATAACCACTCAGGATTGGCATACTATTTTAAAGTGACGATtctgaaaaaaattaaaacttaaCAGTTATCAAACAACTTTCACCAACACTAGCAAGTACTTGCTCTTTATACCATCATAGGGATCTGCAAACTGCActcaatataaaataatttaaatctaCACTGCAGAAAACAGGCCATCATTGTGTAGTCAGGGAACAGATCTGTACCAGGAACAGATAAGACTTTAAATTAAGTCTTATATTAATCTAGCCTCAGGAATCAAGAAAAGATGTAGATTTCAGTAGATTTAACATCTTAAACAAGTAAAGTAAGACTATGAATTGAAAGAGTTAATGACTTAATTTCAACAAAGACGTCTCCCTTTGAGTTCAAAGATACATGAGTGTTTGTTGTATAAGCCCGGGAAACACTCTTCAATGAATGGGATGGACACGGCTACTATCACAGTGTCCTGGACGTGGACAGCTGCATCCTGAGAGGCTGTTCAaatacagagggaaaaaaaacatgtagaggaCATAGTGAATGATGTGTAGTTTGTGCATCTGCTTCTCTGTGCTGTTCAGTGAGTGTGTACTGAAAGGAATCTCCACTTCACTGCACTTCACAGTGGCTGGCCACAAGTGGGGGTGTGGCTAAAAATCAGAGCGGCCACGGGCAGCTCCAACAAGTGGCTGTGGGCTTGATGAAGGGCGAGCACATGCCGTCTGGCACCGGTAACCTatgagaataaaacacaacctCTAATTCCTGatggctttttttcctcctacAACTGAGGGGTGATAAAAGGAATCTGCACAACGTCGACAGAACTGTTAGTGGATGCTGTTGGAGAAAGATGCACCACCGTTGAGAGGAGTTTAAGATAAACTTGAAAGTCCAAGGAGATACAATTTTGCAAACATTATCTTCAGGTCAGAAACAACGGTCTACTATGAAGATGCTGAATGCggacgtgtttgttttttgtttctttcttggCCTGAGGGCAGGATTCAGTGCAGTTGGCAAGAGACAGTACCAGATCCAAAATGGTCCATGCAGCTACACCTTTCTGCTGCCCGAGCAGGAAAACTGCCAAACCCAGGGCAACAGCTACAACTATCAAGTTCAAAAGGACGGAGCCACGGACAACGATGAGTCAGCTCAAAGGCTGGAACAACTCGAGATCATCATGGAGAATAACACGCAGTGGCTGCTTAAGGTATAGTGGATACATATCCATGATATCACATTAAAACAACTAACACCAATAACTGTCTTTATGACGGTGGCAGAATGTGCTGAAGATTCTCCAAATAGGTGCCCGTGGCGAGATTGTCACTTCATTCCACATGTTCTATGTTAAAGAGCTTTAAAGTTCAAACAACATTGCCTGGTTTATACAACTTAGTTCAAGTGTTGATTTAATTGATAAAATCTGTGATTATTAACACGGGCAGGTTATTTACGCTCATTCCAATGATGCTAATTCCATCACTGACGAGAGAAATGCTtgacaaacaccacaaaatTAAGGGAAGAAACGGCTTCACTGCACAAAAGATGTGAAGTTAATGTTAACAAAACAGTTTTGTCTAAATGATGCAGAATGTCTGAGACGCACTCTTATTAAGTACAAAAATGGGTCTGACGATGAACAAAAACTCGCCACAGGTGTCCACATGAGCGACGCATGCTTTCCCTTTCAGCTTGCTGAGCCATTACTGCCAAAGAAAGTAAGGAATAAAAGCTTCTTTTTCCAGCTCCCTCACTTCATCCACTTCAGGAGGTGATTAATGATCCCAACTATACAAAACGAGCCAGACAGAACATCTCACAGCTTGATCACACAGTCCCTGTCCCCTAACATAAACATGGTCTGATTCACGTCAAAGGAGCAGACAGAGGCACCGTCTTTGATGCCGCTACTCAGTAACAAATGCTCACATGTGTGAACAAAAACCATATTCACAACATGAGGGCTAACATCTTGATATAGTGACAGACAGGTTCCATAGCTGATTGCTACGTggtactagagctgaaacaattaattgtgttatattattaatcgattactaaatgaatcgacagcTATTTAAACtaaattgtttaagcttcttaaatgtgagtatgttcttaatttatttgctctgcacaacaaataaatcattaaaagttaataattttggtttgtggacaaaacaaacatttgagaacatgacgaacaccgatcaagattttttaaggttttctgatattttatggagcaaacgattcatcaagaaaataatcgacagattaatcgattatgtaaataatcgttagtttCAGATCTACGTGGTACCAAGGATTAATCTGTACATAGAgtagcatgttttgttttattttgtgagaaTTAGGGTCGAATGATTCTGAATAAAtctctaattgtgattattttgactgcGATTTCGATATGATTCGCGATGTCacagggaatggtcatttttacataattattctcattttagtGATTTCActgaatgtttaaaatgattactgtgtgataagacaaaaatgttttcttcagtcggtagaatatgatgtgtacaGGTCAGTATTTTTATAGAATACTTtatctaaaatggtaatttgacacacattttggctttaagaaatattgcgcTTCCcgtgatttgaaaattgcagtaggccgtattgcgattttgataaaAATTGCGATTAATTGTTCAGTTCTCGTGTGAATCGAGGAAGATTCCTCTATCGTTCTTCTGTGGAGTgacttaatttatttaatttgcactTGAGATGATAAATATAGGTAAAAATCACAGCTAAGGTGTAAAATAAACTCAATATAATGCCATAAAGAACACCACAACTTTGTGAGAACATTATACTtacaatacacaatacaatacCCTCTGTCTAAGTATAATGCAGATTGTCACAATTAAATAATCACTGATTATAATTACAAAACCTTAATATGACTCTGCATCAACAAAGAGGATAGGCTGTTGTAAAGGTCTTTAATGTCCAAATGAACATTCACATCTTAGGTCTTAAGTCTATTGAATCTTTCATCCTGGTTAACCTGTGGCAGAGAAATGTGGTGCACCATGCCACTCAGTGGAGCGCATACTGTATCTTCACCAAGGTCAAATTATACTGCACATAATCTGTGAAGCTCTTATAATagaaacaaaaactcagaaatctatacattattttattataaattgatgaaaataataacaaaaaggtaaaataaaatctttgAACCTCACCACAATTTAAGTGTTAATATCAGAACGGGATATGATTTCACACTATTTGACTTTCTAAACCTTAAAATAGCAGTCATCAAATGATTGAAATCATTTTGATGGATCACTGACTTTAATAGGGAAAATGGTGCCTCATTCATTTCTCCTCTGCCCCTAGAAGATCTGTCTTTGTATTAGTTTGGTGACCAGGCAGGAAGACTGCATATAATCTATAATTATATGGTGCTTttgtagtcttgatgaccagTCAAAGCCGCTTTATGCTTCAGTTTTGCGATTCACCAGGTTATGACGGTTATGTGAGCAGTGATTTTCTATCATACATCTATCACACactgtcaggagcaacttggggttaaatgtcttgcccagCGACCCATCAGTATGAAGACTTGTGGATCAAGACTGGTCAACAACTGCCGTCCAGTATGCAACTAGGATGAGGTCCAGCTAAAGAGTAATGCAGAACTCAGAATCAGTTGCTTTAACGCCACTAAAATAAAGTCACTTCATTTCTAAAATGAATATGCACCAGCTGAAAATAACCGAGGATAACAATTTGttgaggaaaataataattcGTCACTGAAGCCTTTGAGGCACGCAGAGTAAACAACTGATAAGATCAAAAGATCGTCAATGGGACATCCTGCCAACAAGTCAAATGAAAAGCTTCCACCTACCACACATCTCTGTGTGCATTCAATAACATGCACAAATAAGACACTGAGAAAGGAAGGCAAACAAAATCAGCACTAATTGCTGCTGTTGGTTGTGGTTGCCATccgaaaaaaataaaactaactgGCTGTTTTGGTGTTGCATTACTGACTGATGAGTAAATAACATGCAAACATACTGTAGATGGCAAAGATATGCGAGTGACGCTGGTTCCAGTTGTACACAAATGGTACTGTCATGAAGGATGTAACTCCTCACTCAACACTTCCATCCTGTTTACGGGACGTGTGACCTGATTGCCACTCAGGAACCATGCAGGAAATAACTTAATGATTGGTCTTGGTCTATATCTGGCAATACTGTAAGGTAGATAAGAGCAAATCTTGTAAAAGATGAGGCACTGACATCCTCACTTTAACTGAGCTTTTGTATTATTACTGTGACAGAGGTTTAAAGTTTAATTTGTGAGGTCAGAACTCTATGTGCCCTATTTTACACCTGGAAGATAGTTGTAATTTTCTTGTCTTACCTTGTTGAATTGCAACCGTACTTGCAGCTAGTGGTAGGCAAGACATATTGTCTAAGAATGCAGAGTTTGGACCTTGAATGTATCCTCATTATCCTTTTAATGATATGGAGACACCAGCACCCGAAAACCAAGTCTTCAAATTATCTAAAATTTTTGCTCTTGCTTATTTGTTGCACAATTTACCTTAGAGCAGAGAATCTGAATGTTTCCTCAGAGTTTAATGTTTCTACACTGTAGTTCAGTTACTTGAGTGCtgaaaggatggatggatgggttgTTTTCCTGAAAAATTGTGTCCATTAATATAATCTGTAAGcaacaaataatgaattacaaCTCAATTGAAATCGAATTTTAAAGGATATTGACTAATTATTgtcaaaatccaaaaaaatagGTGTGGTCAGGTGCATTATTCTACAATGTTGACATTGTAGAAAGCAAGTTACCAAGTTCTGTACCAACAACCTTTTCCAAAAATGGGATGTAAAATGCCGAGTATTACATGTATTGATTATAATGTATGTTTAATTTCTGTTTATTGTatgctttattattttatgtaagCACTTTGGCTACCTCATGGGTGTTATAAAGGGTGTGATtgattggatttattttttttatttttttagatatttatatatttactcATTAAACCATTGTTCTGTATGAAAAATGCTTTTGCACCAAGAAAAAACACTGGGTTTGTTGCACTCTTAAGATGCATAGCTGTCCCTATTACAGAGACTTGCTATGATAACTGCATTAAATGCACCCATGtcagtgaacaaaaacatgtgtgttaGTACCTGAACTAATAAGAAAagacatcaaaacatgtttgctCAAGAAACaactctgctctgtgtccaacCTACCAATAGCATTTTACAGTAAGCTGCACTTACTGCCTTAACACTATAACTTAGCACTGTACTACAAAACCATTGATTGATGATCCTTATATAAAAATCTGTCTAAAGCCATTTGTCTTTCCTCTGTGTTGCAGCTAGAGAGCTACATACAGGACAGTATGAAGCAGGACATGGTTCAAATCCAACAGACAGCTGTACACAACCACACAGCAACGATGATTGAAATAGGAACAAACCTGCTGAGTCAAACTGCCGAGCAAACAAGGAAACTGACCAACGTGGAAGCACAGGTGAGGCCATGATTGTTTTTCTAATGTGCAAAAACAATTGCTTTAGCTAAGCAATACAAGACTACGAAAGTCAAAACCACCTGCACCTGTCTACATATGAGCACAACAAAGATTTCTCAACAATATTTGGTTCACTGACTGAAATAATGTAGGTTCagagtgttaaaaaaataagcTGGGGGAAGCAGGCATGACTGTGTCAGTTTATTATTGTGGCTACACGTCAATGACCTTATGTGAGCCAACTGTACAGCATTTCCTGTTATTAGCACACTCATATTCCCACAGAAAGGGTCTATCAGTTTGTCACAATCAGACATCCGTCTGTTCAAAGACATCAACAGCTCCATTGGAGACACATAGCTTGGATCCATGTAAACAACCTGCTTTTTGCTGAGTTCAGTTCCTCCAAAATGGGAAATTAGAGGCAAGGTCTGCAACCCCAGGGTTTAGTTCAATACATCTGTCAGTGAAAATGCGTGGATTTTACAGGTTTTCCCTACAGGTATGCCTGCTGTAGATGTTCTTTCCCGTCGTACTTTTCCATTTTGCAAAAGACTGTTGATGCTATAAGTGCAAACTGGGCAACATGatatgcaataaaaacaacaaccatggGCCTGCTGTTCAGTTTTCATcaactttgtgtttgttctgtcaTTTAAGATTATTATAAACATTGGCAATGTTGattgttttctattttccttttcttatttGCTGTGACTTGCATATTACACTCAGTTTATTAGACTCTCCTCTCTAATGATGTCTAATACAAAAgccatgacattttttactGAAAGGTGCTGATTCAAATGTATTCCTCTGTTGATAATGTATCAGTGTCTCCATAGAATATTTCCTGTTCACAGTTGTTTGAGTAAACAAATGGTAGCCTTTTACTGAAGGACCCTTGATGTCACAGTGTGGGAATGTGAAACGGCAGGTATATTAATCTTTCATACGGTTGGGAGAGAGTTGAACTTATTGTTCTTTTATGTGTAGGTAATTCATCAAACAACTCGACTAGAGCGGCAGCTCCTTGAGAATTCCTTGTCAACCAACAAGTTGGAAAAAGAACTAATTGTCCAAACAAACGAAATTAACAAGCTGAATAACAAAAACAGGTGAGAGtgtgaaatcacagaaaaaagaacatCTGACAGCACGGTTTTGAAGCAATATGCAAAACAAAGGGCACCGCTTAACGCTTTGCCTGCATATCCTCAGTTACCTGGAGAAAAAGATGGAAGTGATGGAGGAGCAGCGACAGGTGGAGTTGAAGATGCTTCGAGACGATAAGGAGCAGCTTCAGACTCTAATACTGAAGCAGACCTCCCTCATAGGtgagctggagcagcagctgctcaaaGTCTCCTCCAACAACACTGTCctacagcatcagcagcaggagctgctggacacCGTCAACAACCTCATCCACACTCTCTCCGTTGGCTCAGTACCAGGTGACTCACCAGTTAATTCAAAGGCTGAGAAAACAAGTTTACACACTTGATATGGGTAGTGTATTCTATTTTTCAATAAACGCTCCTTAACGTTAAAAGGgacctttaaatgttttcccaaaggATGACACATGAATTCTTGGCATCTATGTGCTGTCAAATTAACAAAACTGTCTCTCTTTTGCAGACACCAAACCCGTTATGATGCAGGACACTCCCTCCACTTTCACAGATTGTGCTGCTGTCTACAAGTCAGGAAACACTCAAAGTGGAGTCTATACGCTCACGTTGCCCAACACCACAACAGAAGTTAAGGTACAGTGAGtctgttattttaaatttgaagaGCTTTGGAGTGCTTACCCTATGATGAGAAGTGCAGTCAGATAAGGTTAAACTAGAACTAGAATTAGAACTAGGGAATTGCTTTGAATATAAAAGCACATGTCATGACCACAGAGGTCGAGCCATACACACAAACGGTTGGAGAAACAAGTCTCTGCcacattgtctaccactttatccttcacgtGAGTGTTGCGGGGGCTGctgaagccaatcccagctgacaatcCAGCCCTGGGCCAACACACAGAAAcggacaaccattcactctcacgtttGGACCTATGGACAAGTGTCAAAttgtccatgtttttggactgtgggaggaaaccagagtacccagagaaaaccatgcacacacagggagaacatgcaaactccatacaggaCGGCCCTTGGTCCTTGTGGCCCCAATTAAgttcttaaaacttaaaaaggagtcaggagagacaaagacaacagcaacagtgctgcaaacaggttggagtatgacgtccatgaaaagtttcagaagtgaattgtaCTTCTCAAAAACCTCAGctcttcagcagtttgatgtgATAAATGATTCTTGATTCCTCCCACCCCTGTAGTGCCAGTGTTACATGGTTTCTGTtgacaaagaccaaacaaaaaaacaccatatcCACACCACATTGAAGGTTTaactaatgaaaacaaattttttttatttgtattttcttgaaAAGCATGATGATAGTGCTTGAATGATGTTCATGCTTTTTTGGCAACAAAGTTCAGTAATCAATATGGTGTATGATGGAGAGACAGCTGAAAACACCCAGACGTCCATTAATGATGCGCATGCTTGAGCTAATACTGTGATCTCCTGAGATACTTTTCAGTGATTAAGACTTGGGCTTCAATCCTGCATCCTTTTCTTTGAACttaaactttgttttcactAAAGTCTAATACGACTGCTTTGTCAAATTATAAATGATCGTGAATTCTTTACAGAACATCCATTTTGAATAATTGATCGCAACAAAGTCTTTTAATCTTGTGCCCTAAGACTTTCTGTGACATGGAGACAGACGGAGGTGGCTGGACAGTCCTACAAAAACGCTTTGATGGCCGCGTTGACTTTCACCGTACGTGGCAAGAGTACAAAAAGGTAAAACTATACCACTAGAATAAATTCTTCCCTTAATAAAATGTATCCTAGGCTACGGATTTCATTCCAAATTACACAAGACAGAGGCCAGCTCTGGATTGGACCAATGACTGAACAGGCTTTAAGGACCTGGCGACTCTGTGCAAGTGATaatctgaaaagaaaaatacaaactaCTGCCAGACAGAGATCCTGGGTGGGAGATTACCACTAGCTATTTCTCAAAGTAATGCAATTTCTCAAGTACTACATTCAATCACAGCATACTTAATATGCATCTGAATCTGTGCCCATGATTTAcaattaaaatgactaaaaatagCCTTGCCAGTACCAGGTAGTAGATGAATTGCCCAATGTCATGccaaaatgaaacactgaaattaatAATTAGAGATACAATAATTctacttctttaaaaaaataaccaaaatgtgaatgtgtgttagTGGCTCATTCATTAAAACGATGTATGTGTTCTGTATTCTGTATtctgatgaaatattttttattttgtctgtcttttcagGGGTTCGGAGAAGCTTCAGATGAATTCTGGTTAGGAAATGAATTTGTCTCTCGACTGACAAATCAACAATCCTACAAACTGAGAATCCAACTGAGCGACTGGGAAGGAAACTCTGGATTTTCACAATATGACCAGTTTTCTGTGGACAGTGAGGCACAAAATTACAGGTACGTCACACCGAAAACATCAAAGATGTCTTTCCTTAGTAAAGCAAATGTTACTGACAAATCTCAGCAGTTGTGGACATTTAATGAATGTCTTTCATGCTAAATGCATCCTGCACATTTTGCATggatgtataatatatatatatataacatatatatatatagatcatCACTTACATCTAATCAGTCAATTCAAACAGTGATTATGAGGTGGAAAGATTCAGCATGAATATCTGGACAATTCTCCACAATTCATTGACAGTGAAGATGAGCCCATAGTGATGGATGCACAGAGTTCTCGTGGGGATTTTCCACTGAATGTATTCTGGTTGTTAGCAGTGTCTCTGGGCAAGATTAGGCATAATAAATGTATGATAATAAATGCAGACCTACTACTACTGTTTTAGAACATTATAGAAATTCGCAATGGTTGTTGCTTTAAAAGACTATTAAAAGAGGAAAATCTAATAGCACTTAGTCAGGACTTGAAATTAGGAAGTACATGCAGCGTCTTGGATGTCTAACGCAGCAGCTTAGACAGCTACAATTCCTGggaaaaacaa is part of the Solea senegalensis isolate Sse05_10M linkage group LG15, IFAPA_SoseM_1, whole genome shotgun sequence genome and harbors:
- the angpt2a gene encoding angiopoietin-2a isoform X3; the protein is MPVCLIVNRTTVQASNCRGGRARNTTPGRRLGGILTRCPSHLIWLISTRRQASQLESYIQDSMKQDMVQIQQTAVHNHTATMIEIGTNLLSQTAEQTRKLTNVEAQVIHQTTRLERQLLENSLSTNKLEKELIVQTNEINKLNNKNSYLEKKMEVMEEQRQVELKMLRDDKEQLQTLILKQTSLIGELEQQLLKVSSNNTVLQHQQQELLDTVNNLIHTLSVGSVPDTKPVMMQDTPSTFTDCAAVYKSGNTQSGVYTLTLPNTTTEVKTFCDMETDGGGWTVLQKRFDGRVDFHRTWQEYKKGFGEASDEFWLGNEFVSRLTNQQSYKLRIQLSDWEGNSGFSQYDQFSVDSEAQNYRIHLKGYSGTAGKISSIGQPGSDFSTKDADNDKCVCKCSQLTTGGWWFDACGPSNLNGMYYQQGQNSNRFNGIKWYYWKGSGYSLKSTTMMIRPADFTGLL
- the angpt2a gene encoding angiopoietin-2a isoform X2, whose product is MPKPPHLAHLDTAPSLSGFSAVGKRQYQIQNGPCSYTFLLPEQENCQTQGNSYNYQVQKDGATDNDESAQRLEQLEIIMENNTQWLLKLESYIQDSMKQDMVQIQQTAVHNHTATMIEIGTNLLSQTAEQTRKLTNVEAQVIHQTTRLERQLLENSLSTNKLEKELIVQTNEINKLNNKNSYLEKKMEVMEEQRQVELKMLRDDKEQLQTLILKQTSLIGELEQQLLKVSSNNTVLQHQQQELLDTVNNLIHTLSVGSVPDTKPVMMQDTPSTFTDCAAVYKSGNTQSGVYTLTLPNTTTEVKTFCDMETDGGGWTVLQKRFDGRVDFHRTWQEYKKGFGEASDEFWLGNEFVSRLTNQQSYKLRIQLSDWEGNSGFSQYDQFSVDSEAQNYRIHLKGYSGTAGKISSIGQPGSDFSTKDADNDKCVCKCSQLTTGGWWFDACGPSNLNGMYYQQGQNSNRFNGIKWYYWKGSGYSLKSTTMMIRPADFTGLL
- the angpt2a gene encoding angiopoietin-2a isoform X1, which translates into the protein MKMLNADVFVFCFFLGLRAGFSAVGKRQYQIQNGPCSYTFLLPEQENCQTQGNSYNYQVQKDGATDNDESAQRLEQLEIIMENNTQWLLKLESYIQDSMKQDMVQIQQTAVHNHTATMIEIGTNLLSQTAEQTRKLTNVEAQVIHQTTRLERQLLENSLSTNKLEKELIVQTNEINKLNNKNSYLEKKMEVMEEQRQVELKMLRDDKEQLQTLILKQTSLIGELEQQLLKVSSNNTVLQHQQQELLDTVNNLIHTLSVGSVPDTKPVMMQDTPSTFTDCAAVYKSGNTQSGVYTLTLPNTTTEVKTFCDMETDGGGWTVLQKRFDGRVDFHRTWQEYKKGFGEASDEFWLGNEFVSRLTNQQSYKLRIQLSDWEGNSGFSQYDQFSVDSEAQNYRIHLKGYSGTAGKISSIGQPGSDFSTKDADNDKCVCKCSQLTTGGWWFDACGPSNLNGMYYQQGQNSNRFNGIKWYYWKGSGYSLKSTTMMIRPADFTGLL